One uncultured Methanobrevibacter sp. DNA segment encodes these proteins:
- a CDS encoding methyltransferase, which produces MRCVCGKRPLDIVMSHILKIMIESEIVPPKATLRRNSPVPLCDFYYSSLNPQFIQKNTLILLHPDFTSEVASKLIEEVPEVKCVLKGSPQNLAGQFDRDSQINHFEILEGDDTQINVMRTLLKEKVIIVKHQSKHHIEVAVTTEQKLLRLHNYLNNNNIKKGVAIDAMCGLGALGIYLLKYGFEKVIFNDINPEMIEALKNNLEINEISQGYEIHTGAFEDLDSDYVDLCVIDAYPGADISEITEKAEKIADNVLII; this is translated from the coding sequence ATGAGATGCGTTTGCGGAAAAAGGCCTTTGGATATTGTCATGAGCCATATCTTAAAAATCATGATTGAATCGGAAATAGTTCCTCCAAAAGCAACATTGAGACGAAATTCCCCAGTTCCTTTATGTGATTTTTACTACAGCAGTTTAAATCCGCAATTTATTCAAAAAAATACTTTAATACTTCTTCATCCTGATTTTACCTCTGAAGTTGCATCAAAATTAATTGAAGAAGTGCCTGAAGTGAAATGTGTTTTAAAGGGAAGTCCGCAAAATCTTGCAGGGCAATTCGACAGGGATTCACAAATAAATCACTTTGAAATTCTCGAAGGTGACGATACTCAGATAAATGTCATGAGAACACTTCTAAAAGAAAAAGTAATCATTGTCAAGCATCAGTCAAAGCACCATATAGAAGTTGCTGTAACAACAGAGCAGAAACTTTTAAGGCTGCATAATTATCTAAACAATAACAATATTAAAAAAGGAGTGGCTATTGATGCCATGTGCGGTTTAGGGGCTTTGGGAATTTATCTTTTAAAATACGGTTTTGAAAAGGTAATATTCAATGACATAAATCCTGAAATGATTGAGGCATTGAAAAATAACCTTGAGATAAATGAAATTTCTCAAGGATATGAAATTCATACTGGAGCTTTTGAAGATTTGGATTCTGATTATGTAGATTTATGTGTAATTGATGCATATCCTGGAGCAGATATCTCTGAAATTACTGAAAAAGCAGAGAAAATAGCTGATAATGTGCTGATTATCTAA
- a CDS encoding CpaF family protein has protein sequence MNNNEIIPQYNTVKQNYSDKEKIILGELRENLVDLAISSGENFQPNESRLLNDIKHFLFQRLSNNGENTDISNEYLDRLANKLLRDIVGYGEIDPLIQDDDLEEIMINGIDKPVFVYHRQYGMMKTNIQFSDEKELTDLIDSIARQINRRIDQESPILDGRLLDGSRINATIPPVSPDGPSLTIRKFKKDPLTIIDLIKSKTLSIELAAFLWLCIDGLGVKSANAIISGGTSSGKTTTLNALASFINPKERIITIEDTLELQIPHEHVIRMETRPANVENKGELTMNDLVKNALRQRPDRIIVGEVRADEAITLFTALNTGHSGFGTLHANDARETITRLTNDPMKVPEIMIQAIDFIIMQNRIYTSSGVSYRRISEVAEIVGMEEGVIQLNKIFQWNPETDTIDNVSVSSKTLSQIAALSGKSITELHKEIEKRELVLKHMVKQDIRSVEEVKNVLDLYFKNGDNVLERIILNR, from the coding sequence ATGAACAATAATGAGATTATACCGCAATATAACACAGTCAAACAAAATTACAGTGACAAGGAAAAAATTATCTTAGGAGAACTTCGTGAAAATTTAGTTGACCTAGCCATATCATCCGGTGAAAACTTCCAGCCAAATGAATCAAGACTGTTAAATGACATCAAGCACTTTTTATTTCAAAGGCTTTCCAACAACGGTGAAAATACTGACATCTCAAATGAATATTTGGACAGGTTAGCAAACAAGCTCCTCAGAGATATTGTCGGATATGGTGAAATTGACCCGTTAATCCAGGATGATGATCTGGAAGAGATTATGATTAACGGAATCGACAAGCCTGTTTTTGTCTATCACAGACAGTACGGAATGATGAAAACCAATATCCAGTTCAGCGATGAAAAGGAACTGACTGATTTAATCGATTCAATTGCAAGACAAATCAACAGAAGAATTGACCAGGAATCTCCTATTTTAGATGGCAGATTACTTGACGGATCAAGAATCAATGCTACAATCCCTCCGGTATCTCCCGACGGGCCTTCACTTACAATCAGGAAATTCAAAAAGGATCCTCTGACCATAATTGATTTGATTAAATCAAAAACCCTTTCCATTGAACTGGCCGCTTTTTTATGGCTGTGCATTGACGGGCTTGGAGTAAAATCAGCAAATGCAATCATTTCCGGAGGAACCAGTTCGGGAAAAACAACAACACTGAATGCACTTGCATCATTTATAAATCCAAAGGAGAGAATCATTACAATAGAAGACACTCTAGAACTTCAGATTCCCCACGAGCATGTAATCAGGATGGAGACAAGACCTGCAAATGTCGAAAACAAGGGAGAACTTACAATGAACGACCTTGTTAAAAACGCATTAAGGCAGCGTCCGGACAGAATCATTGTAGGAGAAGTAAGAGCCGACGAAGCGATAACACTGTTTACAGCATTGAATACCGGACATTCAGGATTTGGAACATTGCATGCAAACGATGCAAGAGAAACTATAACAAGACTTACCAACGACCCCATGAAAGTTCCCGAAATCATGATTCAAGCAATTGACTTTATCATAATGCAGAACAGGATTTATACTTCTTCAGGAGTTTCATACAGAAGAATCAGTGAAGTTGCAGAAATTGTCGGAATGGAAGAAGGTGTAATTCAGCTGAATAAGATATTTCAATGGAATCCTGAAACAGACACCATCGATAATGTGAGCGTTTCAAGTAAAACTTTATCACAGATTGCAGCTTTAAGCGGAAAATCCATAACTGAACTTCACAAGGAAATCGAAAAAAGAGAACTCGTACTGAAACATATGGTAAAACAAGACATTCGTTCAGTAGAAGAAGTTAAAAACGTCCTGGATTTGTATTTCAAAAACGGCGACAATGTTCTTGAGAGAATTATTTTAAACAGGTGA
- a CDS encoding type II secretion system F family protein, whose product MLNRFFILIGDLALSSISSIKNFSFKNTDKENQEKNNEKIHNIFSRLNLEVESKTSSQDVTFLDKLREILMKLMLKKSTLILLAVLIVILLIVSPLEVAGIFLTITAMTYIFILYYPQMKNQRNYSDLNQDLPYALRHMSIELKSGKGLHDTLITIRNADYGTFSKELNRVLEEVKFGKSTEDSLLEMSKRVKSEGLTRAVQQLVGTLRVGGNLANSLEVIAEDISFDMQIKLKEYSQKLNSFILIYTFIAILAPVISLIMLMAGSTVMGDIIPSNIVMLIYTVIFPMIVMFMGVFIKKLEPKI is encoded by the coding sequence ATGCTCAACAGATTTTTTATCCTGATTGGTGATTTAGCATTGTCAAGCATATCATCAATCAAAAATTTTTCTTTTAAAAACACTGATAAGGAAAATCAGGAGAAAAACAATGAAAAAATCCATAACATATTTTCCAGACTCAATCTTGAGGTTGAAAGCAAGACCTCCTCTCAGGACGTGACTTTTTTGGATAAATTAAGAGAAATTCTAATGAAATTAATGCTTAAAAAGTCCACATTGATTCTTCTGGCAGTGCTGATTGTAATTTTACTTATCGTTTCTCCTTTGGAAGTTGCAGGAATATTTCTCACAATAACTGCAATGACCTACATTTTTATTTTGTATTATCCTCAAATGAAAAATCAGAGAAATTATTCCGATTTGAATCAGGACTTACCGTATGCTTTGAGGCATATGAGCATAGAATTAAAGTCCGGAAAAGGACTTCATGATACATTGATAACAATTAGAAATGCAGATTACGGAACATTTTCAAAGGAACTGAACAGGGTTCTCGAAGAGGTGAAATTTGGAAAATCAACAGAAGATTCGCTTTTGGAAATGTCAAAAAGAGTAAAATCCGAAGGCTTGACAAGAGCCGTCCAGCAGCTCGTAGGTACCTTAAGAGTCGGAGGAAATCTGGCCAACAGTCTGGAAGTGATAGCTGAGGATATTTCTTTTGACATGCAGATAAAGTTAAAGGAATATTCTCAGAAATTAAATTCATTTATTCTGATTTATACATTTATAGCTATTTTAGCACCAGTTATCAGCCTGATAATGCTGATGGCGGGTTCAACTGTAATGGGAGATATAATTCCATCCAATATAGTGATGTTAATTTATACAGTTATTTTTCCGATGATTGTGATGTTTATGGGAGTTTTTATAAAAAAATTAGAACCAAAAATTTAA
- a CDS encoding SPFH domain-containing protein, which translates to MVELLKVIKFEGDKDTLVWKHPAEDFNTHSKLIVHESQVAIFYKDGKALDEFGPGKYTLETGNIPILRNLINIPTEGVSQFHCEVYFINKATSLNVVWGTSSRFPVIEPTFQIPINVGASGVMDIVIDDAKKFMTNVVGTQTFNTIDQVTDYFKGKITTKVKNYLSKIMSEVSYYNITQHLEDISQALHEKLKEDFQEYGVNLVTFYISNIIVPKEETEKLENVLNKKMEYGALGFNWADEQMADVAKKYAENPGNKGGVDGMVAGFPMAMAFGQMLGNNVGGNMAGGLFAGGQNFGTNQQQANQAPPQQPANDQPQGDAAFCTKCGNKLAPDAMFCSKCGNKVQQELKCSNCGRSLEPGDMFCSGCGHPVNE; encoded by the coding sequence ATGGTTGAACTTTTAAAAGTAATTAAATTTGAAGGAGACAAAGACACATTAGTCTGGAAACATCCTGCAGAAGATTTTAACACACATTCAAAATTAATTGTCCATGAATCACAAGTTGCCATATTTTATAAGGATGGAAAAGCACTGGATGAATTCGGTCCGGGAAAGTACACCCTCGAAACTGGAAACATTCCTATTTTGAGAAACTTAATTAACATTCCTACCGAAGGCGTAAGCCAGTTCCATTGTGAAGTGTATTTCATCAATAAAGCAACTTCATTAAATGTGGTTTGGGGAACAAGCAGCCGTTTTCCGGTTATTGAACCCACATTCCAGATACCAATAAATGTTGGAGCATCCGGAGTAATGGACATTGTTATTGATGATGCAAAAAAATTCATGACCAACGTGGTGGGAACACAAACTTTCAACACTATCGATCAGGTTACAGACTATTTCAAAGGCAAAATCACAACTAAAGTTAAAAACTACTTGTCAAAAATAATGTCTGAAGTAAGTTATTACAACATTACCCAGCATTTGGAGGACATTTCTCAGGCTTTGCATGAAAAGTTAAAAGAGGATTTCCAGGAATATGGTGTAAATCTTGTTACATTTTACATATCCAACATTATTGTGCCTAAAGAAGAAACCGAAAAGCTTGAAAACGTATTGAACAAAAAAATGGAATACGGAGCACTTGGATTTAATTGGGCTGACGAACAGATGGCTGATGTTGCTAAAAAATATGCTGAAAACCCTGGAAACAAAGGAGGAGTTGACGGAATGGTAGCCGGTTTTCCTATGGCAATGGCATTCGGCCAGATGCTTGGAAACAACGTAGGCGGAAACATGGCCGGAGGATTATTTGCAGGCGGTCAGAACTTTGGCACCAACCAGCAACAGGCAAACCAGGCACCTCCACAACAGCCAGCAAATGACCAGCCACAAGGAGATGCAGCGTTCTGTACAAAATGCGGTAACAAATTAGCACCCGATGCGATGTTCTGCTCCAAATGCGGAAACAAAGTACAGCAGGAACTGAAATGCAGTAACTGCGGACGATCACTTGAACCTGGGGACATGTTCTGTTCAGGATGCGGCCATCCAGTAAATGAGTAG
- a CDS encoding STAS-like domain-containing protein, with amino-acid sequence MPEFELKLDEKCPKKLGTAPTAKKIFDYINKENITVINFENIEFMSRSFAQEYVFQMYNSKSKITEINMNNSIKQLLEVVQEDFERSCL; translated from the coding sequence ATGCCTGAATTTGAATTAAAACTTGATGAAAAATGTCCCAAAAAACTAGGAACAGCACCAACTGCAAAAAAAATCTTTGATTATATAAATAAAGAGAACATCACAGTCATAAATTTCGAAAATATTGAATTTATGAGCCGCTCATTTGCCCAGGAATATGTTTTTCAAATGTACAATTCAAAATCTAAAATTACCGAAATAAATATGAATAATTCAATAAAACAGCTTTTGGAAGTAGTTCAGGAAGATTTTGAAAGAAGCTGTTTATAG
- a CDS encoding tripartite tricarboxylate transporter permease: MIELVIACFIGILIGTTTGMIPGIHVNTAGAILFASSTFLLTFLSPEFLCVLMVSMSIAHALIEFVPSMLLGVPEEGTATSILPGHRMVLQGRSKEVIRIVSVGGFGAIIVTILMLPVFAVILPILHDVSKPFTWAILLFASIYLTYSLTSSRRDFLWSLLLFVLSGILGWITFQTPISSGVSLMCTFSGLFGISTILFSLNESSTIPHQNPFYELELDFNKYKSIFAGGITGAILGFLPGFGPAQGTVIAQAASGASDNDDDDTVNFLLATSGLNVSDCLFSLIAIYIIGNPRSGIAVYMSYLISEMNLNHLVIFIFASLIAVSVSLVLALKLGDSFSRLMSRVDYKKLSIGVIILQIVILYIFVFYYQAPVGYMTLALITSTAMGMLPHFLGVGKSHLMGVLIIPAIVIYMQMFI, from the coding sequence ATGATAGAATTAGTTATTGCTTGTTTCATAGGTATTTTAATAGGAACGACTACAGGAATGATACCTGGAATACATGTCAACACGGCCGGAGCAATTTTATTTGCCTCCTCAACATTTCTTCTGACGTTCCTCTCACCGGAGTTTTTATGCGTTTTGATGGTTTCGATGTCAATAGCACATGCTTTGATAGAATTTGTTCCATCTATGCTTTTGGGAGTTCCCGAGGAAGGAACAGCTACCTCAATTCTTCCAGGCCACAGAATGGTATTGCAGGGAAGATCAAAGGAAGTGATTAGAATAGTTTCAGTCGGAGGTTTTGGAGCAATTATCGTTACAATCCTCATGCTTCCAGTCTTTGCAGTGATTCTTCCGATTTTACATGACGTCTCAAAGCCGTTTACATGGGCGATATTGCTTTTTGCATCAATTTATCTGACTTACAGTCTGACAAGTTCAAGAAGGGATTTCCTATGGTCTCTGCTTTTGTTTGTGCTTTCAGGAATACTTGGATGGATTACATTTCAGACTCCCATTTCATCGGGAGTGTCTTTGATGTGCACATTTTCAGGCCTTTTCGGGATAAGCACCATTTTATTCAGCCTGAACGAATCATCAACCATACCACACCAGAATCCTTTTTATGAACTTGAACTTGATTTCAACAAGTACAAAAGTATTTTTGCCGGAGGAATTACGGGTGCAATTTTAGGATTCCTTCCGGGATTTGGACCTGCACAGGGAACTGTGATAGCACAGGCTGCAAGTGGAGCCAGTGACAATGACGATGACGATACTGTAAACTTTTTGCTTGCAACATCCGGGCTCAACGTTTCAGACTGTCTGTTTTCGCTTATTGCAATTTATATCATCGGGAATCCGAGAAGCGGAATAGCCGTTTACATGTCTTATCTTATCTCAGAGATGAATCTGAACCATCTTGTGATTTTCATATTCGCATCACTGATTGCAGTTTCCGTTTCACTTGTTCTGGCTCTTAAATTAGGTGATTCTTTTTCAAGACTTATGAGTCGTGTTGATTATAAAAAACTCTCAATTGGAGTGATTATACTTCAGATTGTGATTTTATACATTTTCGTATTTTATTATCAGGCCCCGGTCGGATATATGACATTGGCCCTGATTACTTCAACTGCAATGGGAATGCTTCCTCACTTTCTTGGAGTTGGAAAATCACATCTTATGGGAGTTCTGATTATTCCGGCAATAGTAATTTATATGCAGATGTTTATCTGA
- a CDS encoding MarR family winged helix-turn-helix transcriptional regulator, translated as MIEYDDIIKGSPFFVNHLISLSKTHDFYINKHIKNGTDILPSQYYMLLFLYYEMGHTQSDIAKACLMDRSGVSRAFKDFEEKGLIIREVDENNKRAYKITLTPKGIETAEFIIKKEKEWDEMICEDLDISHEDLLKLLSKISLKSLEFNRNQF; from the coding sequence ATGATTGAATATGATGATATTATTAAAGGTTCTCCATTTTTTGTCAACCATTTGATTTCTCTAAGCAAGACACATGATTTTTACATAAATAAACACATTAAAAATGGAACTGATATTCTACCTAGCCAATATTACATGTTACTGTTCCTATATTATGAAATGGGACACACCCAGTCAGATATTGCAAAGGCATGTCTTATGGACAGAAGCGGAGTTTCAAGAGCATTCAAGGACTTTGAAGAAAAAGGACTGATTATTAGAGAAGTTGATGAAAACAACAAAAGAGCTTATAAAATCACTTTAACACCAAAAGGAATTGAAACTGCAGAGTTCATAATAAAAAAGGAAAAGGAATGGGATGAAATGATTTGTGAAGATCTTGACATTTCCCATGAAGACCTTCTGAAGTTACTGTCAAAAATATCCTTGAAATCACTGGAATTCAACAGAAATCAATTTTAA
- a CDS encoding TFIIB-type zinc finger domain-containing protein → MNELMCEMCGSNMVTREGGFYICQACGTKFPANDAPTGESQQQYSEEFSSELDNLYQLARRARDNGDSEFGHKYYSEILIKEPFDWEAQFYAGYFRAFLYDFLDERAIDEFYSSTASAVSIVEGLEDVEEKNEAINLFTDETIRLVESYYGPYFEEMEYEHPDGEYFAWYANVLLELSYLLNNYGDLVENITDDTYQDAVDCWIYSIDIHTPMYKYISFFDKGEHDKYIDAYVEKIHEYNSEYEKPKPKKIFGII, encoded by the coding sequence ATGAACGAATTAATGTGTGAAATGTGCGGAAGCAACATGGTTACAAGAGAAGGTGGATTTTATATCTGCCAGGCTTGCGGAACTAAATTTCCAGCAAATGATGCTCCGACAGGAGAAAGTCAACAGCAATACTCAGAAGAATTTTCTTCAGAATTAGATAACTTATATCAACTTGCAAGAAGAGCCCGTGATAACGGAGACAGTGAATTTGGACATAAATATTACAGTGAAATATTAATCAAAGAACCATTTGATTGGGAAGCCCAATTCTATGCCGGATACTTTAGAGCGTTTTTATATGATTTTTTAGATGAAAGAGCAATTGATGAATTTTACAGTTCAACAGCCTCTGCAGTATCAATAGTTGAAGGCCTAGAAGATGTAGAAGAGAAAAATGAAGCAATAAACCTGTTCACAGATGAAACAATAAGACTAGTTGAAAGTTATTATGGACCCTATTTTGAAGAAATGGAATACGAACATCCTGATGGAGAGTATTTTGCATGGTATGCAAATGTTCTTTTGGAATTAAGTTACCTGCTAAATAATTATGGAGATTTAGTCGAAAATATAACTGATGACACCTACCAAGATGCAGTGGACTGCTGGATTTACTCAATTGACATTCACACACCGATGTACAAGTACATAAGCTTTTTCGATAAAGGAGAGCATGACAAATATATTGACGCATATGTTGAAAAGATACATGAATACAATTCAGAATATGAAAAACCTAAACCTAAAAAGATCTTTGGAATAATATAA
- a CDS encoding lipopolysaccharide assembly protein LapB, translating to MSNAVEQAQKYIENEEYKQALKLARKRHGKDDIDEYLTILDMLNDAGYILALEEKGLYYQYYDENHDNGDYGEKYFNAYLEKQPRSINVICDKALSRFNKGKIDESIELMDNAYDKYKSYSKIEKPRISKNEVLMGKIELLIQAKRYNDALLYLNKYETLTNGDEKSDLYKGVALQKMGKNSEAIEYLDKSLQNEDTLMALNSKGDALFELKQYKDALKAYDMCIQKESAVKEDLEMITNFNYKAAYCCVNQGNDGEAIKYLNKTINFLNEKGRLPNDIEKIYQKCSFEKERIMKTGQVKDQEFKKTRFMPMKTSLIILAVILVLYVILRLLGYGN from the coding sequence ATGAGTAATGCTGTTGAACAAGCCCAAAAATATATTGAAAATGAAGAATATAAACAGGCACTTAAACTTGCTCGGAAAAGACATGGAAAAGACGATATTGATGAATATCTGACAATTTTAGATATGTTAAACGATGCAGGTTACATATTAGCCCTCGAAGAAAAAGGATTATATTATCAATATTATGATGAAAACCATGACAACGGAGATTACGGTGAAAAATACTTCAATGCATACCTGGAAAAACAACCTAGATCAATCAATGTAATCTGTGACAAGGCACTGTCACGATTCAATAAGGGAAAAATCGATGAATCAATTGAATTGATGGATAACGCTTATGACAAATACAAATCATATTCCAAAATCGAAAAACCAAGAATCAGCAAAAATGAAGTGCTGATGGGAAAAATCGAATTGCTGATTCAGGCAAAAAGATATAATGACGCTCTTTTATACCTCAACAAATATGAAACCCTCACTAACGGAGATGAAAAATCCGATTTATATAAAGGCGTGGCACTGCAGAAAATGGGAAAAAACAGTGAAGCTATTGAATATCTGGACAAATCCCTGCAGAATGAAGACACCCTTATGGCTTTAAACTCAAAAGGAGATGCACTGTTTGAACTTAAACAGTATAAAGATGCTTTAAAGGCATATGATATGTGTATCCAAAAGGAAAGTGCAGTAAAAGAGGATTTGGAAATGATTACAAATTTCAATTATAAGGCAGCTTACTGCTGTGTCAATCAGGGAAACGATGGTGAAGCTATAAAATACCTAAATAAGACCATTAACTTTTTAAACGAAAAAGGCAGACTTCCAAACGATATAGAAAAAATTTATCAGAAATGTTCCTTTGAAAAGGAAAGAATCATGAAAACAGGACAGGTCAAGGATCAGGAATTTAAGAAAACAAGATTCATGCCTATGAAAACCTCCCTCATCATATTAGCAGTAATTCTAGTATTATATGTCATATTAAGATTGCTCGGATACGGAAACTGA
- a CDS encoding ATP-binding protein: MEKIKEINNIITKIKNNREFELNLIITLPVLCFIKSNNLISNEEFNMIISDESLKIKELKHYSFNDFNKVSEKIDEYLSTFTNQILKFLPKDADIQSIDFMLYELLVNIYKHSKFENAYIQIINESDEDINICIFDNGIGIPKSFEDASIPSENDCEALFDSINGKTSDKEKYSLRGRGLNSTARITTLGLCGNMTIASGSGVCTVTKNGAKTYFNDHNINGTFVILKIKNKKVDNIYKYLKFKNINKIEDDNNA; encoded by the coding sequence ATGGAAAAAATCAAAGAAATAAATAACATCATTACAAAAATTAAAAACAATAGAGAATTTGAATTGAATTTGATTATAACTCTACCAGTATTATGTTTTATCAAGTCCAATAACTTAATTTCAAACGAGGAGTTCAATATGATTATCAGTGACGAATCTTTAAAAATCAAAGAATTAAAACATTACAGTTTTAATGATTTTAACAAAGTTTCAGAAAAAATAGATGAATATCTATCAACATTCACTAATCAAATACTGAAATTTCTTCCAAAGGATGCTGACATTCAAAGTATTGATTTTATGTTATATGAATTACTGGTTAACATATACAAACATTCAAAGTTTGAAAATGCTTATATTCAAATAATTAATGAAAGTGATGAAGACATTAATATTTGCATTTTTGATAACGGAATTGGAATTCCAAAAAGTTTTGAAGATGCATCAATACCATCTGAAAATGATTGTGAAGCATTATTTGATTCAATTAACGGAAAAACCAGTGATAAAGAAAAATACAGTCTTCGAGGAAGAGGTCTTAATTCAACTGCAAGAATAACAACATTAGGTTTATGCGGTAATATGACAATAGCATCCGGAAGTGGAGTTTGCACAGTTACAAAAAATGGGGCGAAAACCTACTTTAACGACCATAATATTAATGGAACATTTGTTATTTTAAAAATCAAAAACAAAAAAGTTGATAATATCTATAAATATTTAAAATTTAAAAACATAAATAAAATTGAAGATGATAACAATGCCTGA
- a CDS encoding DUF4012 domain-containing protein, translating to MDRTRKIIIAILIVVLILLVAIIGGALFIGKNSELSKGNKNILVCAIDESESRPGMGACDMCFIVTLNNGTLKNYTAVYPGGLTHPTAAEPAEAQSQGAGSKLLLHDAFWDADNAKSMQLAKEIVEYNTHKEIDSVVAVNSEALDAILKEAGTLEINGKNTTASGIDIIREEDWGQGVSRGQAVLDIVKAAANAAKNPDVKSAMVNAALDQFSKGNIVMDNQNEFVGLLASKGIETIFG from the coding sequence ATGGATAGAACAAGAAAAATAATTATTGCTATCTTGATTGTTGTTCTCATTTTGCTTGTAGCAATAATTGGTGGGGCACTGTTCATCGGCAAAAATTCCGAACTTTCAAAAGGAAACAAAAACATATTGGTTTGTGCAATTGATGAAAGTGAATCTAGGCCGGGAATGGGTGCTTGTGACATGTGTTTCATTGTAACATTGAATAATGGTACTCTAAAAAATTATACTGCTGTTTATCCTGGAGGACTGACACATCCGACTGCAGCTGAACCTGCTGAAGCTCAGTCACAGGGTGCGGGATCTAAATTGCTCCTTCACGATGCATTTTGGGATGCTGACAACGCTAAATCCATGCAGCTTGCAAAAGAAATTGTAGAATACAACACTCACAAGGAAATTGATTCTGTTGTAGCCGTAAACAGCGAAGCACTTGATGCTATTCTTAAAGAAGCAGGCACATTGGAAATCAATGGTAAAAACACTACAGCTAGTGGTATTGATATAATCCGTGAAGAAGACTGGGGTCAGGGCGTTTCCAGAGGACAGGCAGTTCTTGACATTGTTAAAGCAGCAGCGAATGCAGCTAAGAATCCTGATGTAAAGTCTGCAATGGTTAATGCCGCACTTGACCAGTTTTCTAAAGGAAATATCGTCATGGATAATCAAAATGAATTTGTAGGATTACTTGCATCAAAAGGAATTGAAACCATCTTCGGTTAA